GCCTTGTAGCTCGGGCATAACATTAGCTTCAAAACTGGACTGGATGATCCCTGCCGCGTCTTCGCGAGAATGGAAGGCATGCCCTTGGGGCTGCGATTCTTCCTCGACGTTTTTGATCGAGTCCATCAGTTTCTTGATTGCGGCTTGACGGCGTTCTTCTGTTGATAATTCACTGGGTACATCTGCCTGATTGAGCGCGGCAGTGGTCTTCGAATCCTTATCTTGAAGGGCCTTCAACATCTGGTGCATTCCCTTCAAGACATCATCTTTGCTGGCAGGGTTAAGTGTTTCATTATTTCCTTGAGCCACGTCAAAACCTCCTTGAAGGTCAGATACATCATTCTGGAAATTAATCTTGCTTATGCAGAGTCCAATCGTTGTTCCGCTATTGTGACCTTACTCCGATGGGCCTGTGGAATAGCGTCGCGGAAGGAATCATCACACAAAGGCCCGGCTAACGCCGGGCCTTTGTGTTGGTAATGAATGCAACTACTGAATTGGCAGTTCGCCTTCGGTGGTGCCGTTGGGGCCTTGGTCGGGGGGGATGACCATGGCGGCGGCTACCTTGTCGGCGTCGTCGAGGTCGAGGAGCTTGACGCCCATCGTCGCTCGGCCCGCCGCGCGCACCGTCTTCGTGTCGATGCGGATGATCTTGCCGAATTGGCTGATCACCATCATCTCCGTCGTGTCGTCCACCAGCTGGATCGTCGTGACCTTGCCGATCTTCGGGGTCGTCTTCATGTTGATGACGCCCTTGCCGCCGCGGGTCTGCAGACGGTATGCGTCCACGTCCGTGCGCTTGCCAAAGCCGTTCTCGCTGACCGTGAGGATGAGGCACGGGGTGAGGCCGAGCTTTTCGTCGAGCTGCGCGAGCTTCTCGCTGGCTTCTTCCGAAACCTGCGGGGCTGCCGGGGTGTCGTCGCCTTCGGCGAGGGTGAGCGGCTGCGATGCGGCCGAGGTGGTCGCTTCGTCGATCGCGGCTTCCGCCTGCTCCTTGAGACCCGCGGCCGCGGCCAGGGCGAGACGCTGCTTGTTGCGCGCCTCATTGCTGGGCGTGGCGACGGCGCCGATGACGTAATCGCCCTTCTTGAGCGTGATGCCCTTGTTGCCGTAGGCCGGGCGGCCCATGGCGCGGAGGTCCTGCTCGTTGAAGCGGATGGCCATGCCCTCGCGCGTGGCGAGGAAGATGACCTGCTCGCCGTCGGTCATGCGCGCGGTGACGAGTTCGTCGTCCTTATCGATGCCGATGGCGATGATGCCGCGCGCCATGACGTTCGAGAAGTCCTTGAGCGCGGTCTTCTTTACCGTGCCGTTCTGCGTGGCGAAGAGGACGTACTTGTTCTCCTCCTCGAGGTTGCGGACCGGCAGGATGGTGACGACCTTTTCGCCGGGCTGGAGGTCGATGAGCGAAGCCATCGCCTTGCCCTTGCCGGCTGCGCCGACGTCGGGGATCTCATACACCTTGAGCCAGTAAACGCGGCCCGAGTTGGTGAAGCAGAGCAGATACGCGTGCGTGGAGTCGATGATGAGCTGCGCGACGACGTCTTCCTCGCGCGTCTTCATGCCCAGGCGCCCGGTGCCGCCGCGCTTCTGCTGGCGGTAGGTGGAGATGGGCGTGCGCTTGAGGTAGCCGGTGTTGGAGACGGTGACGGCGACCTGCTCGTCGGCGATGAGATCTTCGAGCGTGAGCTCGGTGGACTCGTCGACGATGGTGGTGCGGCGCTCGTCGCCGTACTTGTCGCGGATGTCCTCGAGCTCCTTGATGATGACGCGGCGGAGCTTCTTTTCGCTGGCGAGGATGGACTCATACTCGGCGATGTTGTCGCGGACGATCTTCAGCTCATTGAGCAACTCGTCGATGGAGAGCTGGGTGAGGCGATAGAGCTGCAGTTCGAGGATGGCGTCGATCTGGCGGTAGCTCAGGATCAGCGTGCCACCGTTGGTGAGCGCCTGCTGCGCGTTGATCGAACCCGCGTTCATGTCGATGTTGTACTTGGCGGGGTCGAGCGAGACGCCGGCGATCTCCGTGCCGCGCAGGTTGATGCGGCGGTTCGAGAAGTAGGCGAAGAGGTTCTCACGAGCGTCCGCACGCGAGGACGACTGGCGAATGATCTTGATGACCGTGTCGAGATGGTCGAGCGCGATCTGGTAGCCGAGCAGGATGTGCTCGCGCTCGCGGGCCTTGCCGAGCAGGAAGGCGGTGCGGCGGCGGACAACGTCGATGCGGTGATCGAGGAAGGCCCAGAGAGCGGCGTCGAGCGAGAGCTCCTTAGGCTGGTTGTTGTGCACAGCCAGCAGAATCATCGAGAACGATTCCTGCATGGAGGTGTGCTTGTAGAGCTGGTTGAGCACGATTTCGTGCTGTGCACCGCGTTTGAGCTCGATGACGATACGCATACCGTCGCGATCGGACTCGTCACGTACGTCGCTGATGTCGTCGATGATCTTTTCGGTGACGAGTTCGGCGATGCGCTTGATGAGGTTCGACTTGTTGACCTGGTATGGGATCTCGGTGACGATGATCGCTTCACGGCCGCCGGTGATGTTTTCCTTGGCGCAGCGGGCGCGCATCATGAAGCGCCCACGGCCGGTGCGGTAGGTCTGGACGAGGTTGCCCTTGCCGTAGATGAAGCCGCCGGTCGGGAAGTCCGGACCCTTGACATGCTCGAGCGCGATCTCGAGGTCGGAGCGAACCTCACCCTTCTCCTTGTTGAGAAGAGCGATGGCGGCGTTCAGCGTTTCGGTGAGGTTGTGCGGCGGGATGTTCGTCGCCATACCGACGGCGATACCCGCGCCACCGTTCACGAGCAGGTTCGGGATCTTCGCTGGAAGCACCGAGGGCTCGGAGGTGGATTCGTCGTAATTCGGGGTGAAGTCGACGGTGTCAGAGTCGATGTCCGCAAGCATTTCGCCGGCGAGGCGGGTCATGCGGGACTCGGTATAACGCATCGCAGCCGGCGGATCGCCGTCAACCGAGCCGAAGTTGCCCTGGCCGTCCACGAGCGGGTAGCGCAGCGAGAAGGGCTGCGCGAGGCGCACCATGGTGTCGTAGATGGCCGAGTCGCCGTGCGGGTGGTAGTTACCCATCACGTGACCGACGACCTTCGCGGACTTCGTGTACTTCTTGTTGAACTGGAGACCCATCTCCTGCATGCCGTAGAGCACGCGGCGATGCACGGGCTTGAGGCCGTCACGCGCGTCGGGGAGGGCTCGGCCAATGATGACCGACATGGAGTAGTCGAGGTACGACCGCCGCATCTCCTCTTCGAGGTTGATCGAATTCATGAAGAGCGCGCCGGGGCCCGTGGGCGCGCCGGGGCCGTCTCCGCCAGCACCGCCGGGGGGCGGATTGTTGGAGTTTGCATCCTGCGCCGAAGGAGGATCGTTCGGGTTCGCGCCGAGAGGGAGAGAGTTCTGATCGTCAGCCATGGGTCAGCTTTGATTATACGAGTTTTGTTCGCCGGATTTCCGCTTTTACGCCGATAGCTCGAGTATGGAAAGCAGAAGGGCCAGCCTCTCGGCTGGCCTCCTCTGGTAGTGCATTTGATTGATTAGAACTGCAGACGAACTGCGAGCTGAACGTTACGACGTTCGTCGGTGGACGAAGGTGAAGCGTTCGGCGACCCCTTCGCCACGCCCACATTGGTGACCTGCGAGAAGTCAGCAACGCCGCCGTAGACGATCGGGTAGTAGTTCGAGTGGTTGAGGATGTTGTAGAACTCGCTACGAAGCTGAACCTTGTAGCGGTCGTCCGCTCCGAAGGCAAAGTTCTTGTACACGCCCATGTCAAAGCTTACGTTCTTGGGACCGTAGAACTGATTACGGTCCATGCCGATGTTCTGCACGCCGCCAAGGTTGTCGGCGAATTCAGAAAGCCCCTCAGCGTTCACGAAGGTGTTGGCCGCCGTTGCGGGCAGGTTGACATAGGTAAAGTGCGACGGAGTCGAGTCAAAGTTCTGACCGCTTGGCGCGCTCCCCTTATAGGCAAGTCCCGGACCAGCCTGGATGCGCGGGCAAGTCGTGAAACCGTTTGTGCAATCGTAGATGGTGAAAGCCGAGCCCGTACGAACCACGGCGATCGGAGCGAACTCCAAGCCGCCTGCAATTGTGTGCAGAAGGTGATTGTTACGGAATTCCAGGAACGCAGGCTGATAGATTCCGCCGATCGAGAACTGGTGGCGAATGTCGAAGTCAGCATTGCCGTAGTCCAAGTTCGGAGCATACGCGTTGGTGTAGCCAAGGTTATCGTTACCCGTGCCCTCCGAGAAGGTTGAGCTCAGGTTATCCATCGCGTGAGCAAGTGTGTAATTGGCAACGAATTGAACGCCGTACTTCTTGAGCGCGCTCATCTTCCAGTACACGTTCATCGCGTTGTAGTTGGAGTAGGCATTAGCTTCACGCATATTGATGCCTGCGTACTGGTTGTTCACACGGTTGTTGCAGTACGAACCGGAGAAGTAGCAACCAGAAACGCTGGTATCGAAGCCAGTGCTACGGCCAACGAAAGTACCCATGCCGTAATCATTCAGGTTCGCGATAGCGTACAGGTCCTTGCCGAGCGCACCACTGTAGGTGATACCGACAGTGTTACCAGCCGCCACTTCATGTTCGATGGTGAGCGAGTACTGATGCGTGTAGGCGGTCGGCATGTTCTGCTGCAGGGTACGCAGCGAAGCCGGATACAGCGGAGTGGTTCCCGTCGAACCTGCGAACGGACCAAAGTTGGAGTTCGTCAGAGCGACATTGTTGACAACCACACCGGCGTAGTTGGGTGGATTCTGGATGGTGTTGTAAGTGACATTGCCAAAGTTACGCTCGTAGCTGATGCCGTAGCCACCGCGGATCGCCGTCTTGCCGTTGCCGAAGACGTCGTACGCGAAGCCCACGCGGGGAGCGAAGTTGTTGAAGTCCTGCTTGATCAGACCGCCGTCCGGCGAGTTGGGCGTGGTCTTCACCTGACCGGACTGAACCTGCTGTGCGAGGTTCGAACCCGAACCGAGGTAGAAGTTTGACTCGAGGTTGCGGTTGTTGTTGTGCTGTACGCCGTAGTACTCCCAGCGCAGGCCTGCATTAACTGTGAGGCGCGGGGTCAGCTTCCATTGGTCTTCGAGGTAAACGCTACCGTCGTTGAATGTATTCTGGCGCTCGAAGCTGGGCGAACTCGCGGGGTTGCTGAGCGAGCAGGCGGCCGTCACTGTAAGAGTGCTGTTGGCGGCATACGAGCAAGGAAGCTTGCCCTGTGGATTGAGAGCTACTTCAAAAGAGCCGACGGTACCGTTCGTCAGGTTCGTGATTCCCGTAGCCGTCGAGGTTGATGCGGAGAATTCTTCGACAGCGGACTCGTAGGCACCAAAGACGCGGTTGTCACGGATCTGGATGAACTGACCACCGAACTTCACGGTGTGACGGCCCTTGGTCCATGTCGCATCTTCCACAAACTGATAGGTGTTCTGCGGTCCGCCGAACGGAATGGCGTTGCCCGGGCTGGTGGGGAGGTAACCCGGCAGGGCTACCGAGTTGCCGCCGATGACACCACCGGTCGAGGTGAGGTAGGCGCTGGGCGTGAGACCGGCGCTGCCGAGAGGCTCGCTGACGTTGACGCGGTTGAAGCTGATCTTGGTCGAGCTTACCAACGACGGCGTGATGATGTAGTTGATGCTGAACAGATATGCCTGGTTGAAGTC
The nucleotide sequence above comes from Granulicella cerasi. Encoded proteins:
- the gyrA gene encoding DNA gyrase subunit A, yielding MADDQNSLPLGANPNDPPSAQDANSNNPPPGGAGGDGPGAPTGPGALFMNSINLEEEMRRSYLDYSMSVIIGRALPDARDGLKPVHRRVLYGMQEMGLQFNKKYTKSAKVVGHVMGNYHPHGDSAIYDTMVRLAQPFSLRYPLVDGQGNFGSVDGDPPAAMRYTESRMTRLAGEMLADIDSDTVDFTPNYDESTSEPSVLPAKIPNLLVNGGAGIAVGMATNIPPHNLTETLNAAIALLNKEKGEVRSDLEIALEHVKGPDFPTGGFIYGKGNLVQTYRTGRGRFMMRARCAKENITGGREAIIVTEIPYQVNKSNLIKRIAELVTEKIIDDISDVRDESDRDGMRIVIELKRGAQHEIVLNQLYKHTSMQESFSMILLAVHNNQPKELSLDAALWAFLDHRIDVVRRRTAFLLGKAREREHILLGYQIALDHLDTVIKIIRQSSSRADARENLFAYFSNRRINLRGTEIAGVSLDPAKYNIDMNAGSINAQQALTNGGTLILSYRQIDAILELQLYRLTQLSIDELLNELKIVRDNIAEYESILASEKKLRRVIIKELEDIRDKYGDERRTTIVDESTELTLEDLIADEQVAVTVSNTGYLKRTPISTYRQQKRGGTGRLGMKTREEDVVAQLIIDSTHAYLLCFTNSGRVYWLKVYEIPDVGAAGKGKAMASLIDLQPGEKVVTILPVRNLEEENKYVLFATQNGTVKKTALKDFSNVMARGIIAIGIDKDDELVTARMTDGEQVIFLATREGMAIRFNEQDLRAMGRPAYGNKGITLKKGDYVIGAVATPSNEARNKQRLALAAAAGLKEQAEAAIDEATTSAASQPLTLAEGDDTPAAPQVSEEASEKLAQLDEKLGLTPCLILTVSENGFGKRTDVDAYRLQTRGGKGVINMKTTPKIGKVTTIQLVDDTTEMMVISQFGKIIRIDTKTVRAAGRATMGVKLLDLDDADKVAAAMVIPPDQGPNGTTEGELPIQ
- a CDS encoding TonB-dependent receptor, coding for MAPVVSGIIPGMVSSLHAQVDSARLSGTVTDSTGAVLPNATITVKNSATGFTRSAVATGQGTYVLNALPVGTYTVAVQAAGFGEYKRTVTLTVGAQSTVDAKLGASSTEIVVATADDAAFAVNTTTQEVSTTITPKEMIDLPSLTRNPYDFVILSGVTASDPNGTTARGVGVALNGQRSAGTEVLLDGVENADNYDATVGITVPLDAVDQYSIIVNGFDAQYGRASGGIVNLATRSGSNAFHGSLYEFNRISALASNTFAENAANAQARIDGTAQTPRDHFTRNQFGYSVGGPIIKDKLFFFNNYEWNRVRSSGQQTFSVPTAAFLATTSAATQSFFNTYGKIDPSTKLGSPLAANTNFQTATVSAPINAGAGDPVNAYFGVTRFDYTLNNKINMYFRAATYKDQYFPGYVSLSPYTGYNTTESDFNQAYLFSINYIITPSLVSSTKISFNRVNVSEPLGSAGLTPSAYLTSTGGVIGGNSVALPGYLPTSPGNAIPFGGPQNTYQFVEDATWTKGRHTVKFGGQFIQIRDNRVFGAYESAVEEFSASTSTATGITNLTNGTVGSFEVALNPQGKLPCSYAANSTLTVTAACSLSNPASSPSFERQNTFNDGSVYLEDQWKLTPRLTVNAGLRWEYYGVQHNNNRNLESNFYLGSGSNLAQQVQSGQVKTTPNSPDGGLIKQDFNNFAPRVGFAYDVFGNGKTAIRGGYGISYERNFGNVTYNTIQNPPNYAGVVVNNVALTNSNFGPFAGSTGTTPLYPASLRTLQQNMPTAYTHQYSLTIEHEVAAGNTVGITYSGALGKDLYAIANLNDYGMGTFVGRSTGFDTSVSGCYFSGSYCNNRVNNQYAGINMREANAYSNYNAMNVYWKMSALKKYGVQFVANYTLAHAMDNLSSTFSEGTGNDNLGYTNAYAPNLDYGNADFDIRHQFSIGGIYQPAFLEFRNNHLLHTIAGGLEFAPIAVVRTGSAFTIYDCTNGFTTCPRIQAGPGLAYKGSAPSGQNFDSTPSHFTYVNLPATAANTFVNAEGLSEFADNLGGVQNIGMDRNQFYGPKNVSFDMGVYKNFAFGADDRYKVQLRSEFYNILNHSNYYPIVYGGVADFSQVTNVGVAKGSPNASPSSTDERRNVQLAVRLQF